A single Thermosynechococcus vestitus BP-1 DNA region contains:
- a CDS encoding DUF1614 domain-containing protein, with product MIYLPVTALLFVLLLLSLPFLWLAIAFDAVQLAVAKLGFSPTAASVLLLMVILGSTINIPLYERVSTVAIVPDFEELWLSRFWGIPLRKIQQKTIVALNVGGGLIPTVLALYQFTRVSPLGILLVTLIVAVVSYYSAQVVPGIGIQMNALVAPLTAAMAAILISGGIAAAPIAFAGGVLGTLIGADLLHLREIERMSAGVLSIGGAGVFDGIALCGLFALLLT from the coding sequence ATGATTTACCTGCCTGTTACTGCCCTGCTTTTTGTGCTGCTGCTCCTGTCGCTGCCGTTTCTTTGGCTGGCGATCGCCTTCGATGCCGTACAGTTAGCTGTTGCCAAGTTGGGCTTTTCACCCACTGCTGCCTCGGTTTTACTGCTGATGGTGATTCTCGGCAGTACAATTAATATTCCCCTCTACGAGCGGGTCTCTACGGTGGCCATTGTTCCCGATTTTGAAGAACTCTGGTTAAGTCGGTTTTGGGGAATTCCCCTGCGCAAAATTCAGCAAAAAACGATTGTGGCGCTGAATGTGGGCGGTGGCCTCATCCCCACAGTGTTGGCACTCTATCAATTTACCCGGGTGAGTCCCCTAGGGATTCTTTTGGTGACCTTGATCGTGGCTGTGGTGAGCTACTATTCTGCCCAAGTGGTACCTGGCATTGGCATTCAAATGAACGCCTTGGTTGCCCCCCTAACAGCAGCAATGGCAGCCATCTTGATTTCTGGGGGCATAGCGGCAGCACCTATTGCCTTTGCCGGGGGCGTGCTGGGAACGCTCATCGGTGCAGATTTACTACACCTGCGGGAAATTGAGCGGATGTCAGCGGGGGTCCTCAGTATTGGTGGTGCGGGTGTCTTTGATGGCATTGCCTTATGTGGGCTATTTGCACTGCTATTAACTTAG
- a CDS encoding ABC transporter permease subunit — translation MTFLLESVFNGMSIGAVLLLTALGLAIVFGIMGVINLAHGELMMLGAYTTFVVQNGFRQLGEGWFDTYLLIAVPLAFAVAAGIGLVLERGVIRYLYGRPLETLLATWGVSLILQQLVRSISWQMTLQIALFCLLFFGGRWLLSKRTIAPRWQAWVTPLLLTLSVGIALTAGLVAGSAVGLAMTKPWFGAQGVDVTAPSWLRGGVSVWGMQFPLVRLFIIALTAVCLVAIYLFLLRSQWGLRIRAVTQNRSMSACMGIPTQTVDALTFALGSGLAGVAGCAISLLGSVSPNTGQNYIVEAFMVVVVGGVGKIVGSIVAALGIGFVNYVIGSGLMTRFLEPQTAVFDFFEFFASTSMARVMVFILIIAFLQLRPAGLFPQKGRTVDA, via the coding sequence ATGACTTTTTTGCTAGAAAGTGTCTTCAATGGCATGAGTATTGGTGCGGTGTTGCTGTTAACCGCACTAGGGCTGGCGATTGTCTTTGGTATTATGGGCGTGATTAACCTTGCCCACGGTGAACTGATGATGCTGGGAGCCTACACTACCTTCGTGGTACAAAATGGCTTCCGTCAATTGGGAGAGGGTTGGTTTGATACTTATCTATTAATAGCAGTGCCCTTAGCCTTTGCCGTGGCAGCGGGGATCGGTCTCGTTCTTGAGCGGGGAGTCATTCGCTATCTCTATGGTCGCCCCCTCGAAACCCTCTTGGCCACTTGGGGCGTGAGTTTGATCCTGCAACAGTTGGTGCGCAGTATTAGTTGGCAGATGACTCTGCAAATCGCCCTCTTTTGCCTGCTCTTCTTTGGTGGCCGCTGGCTCCTCTCCAAGCGGACGATCGCTCCTCGTTGGCAGGCTTGGGTAACGCCACTGTTACTGACGCTCTCTGTCGGAATTGCCCTGACAGCGGGCCTCGTGGCTGGGAGCGCGGTGGGTCTGGCAATGACAAAGCCCTGGTTTGGTGCTCAGGGGGTGGATGTGACTGCTCCTAGTTGGCTGCGGGGAGGGGTAAGTGTCTGGGGGATGCAGTTTCCCTTGGTGCGCCTCTTTATTATTGCCCTGACAGCAGTGTGTTTGGTGGCAATTTACCTCTTTCTTCTGCGATCTCAATGGGGTCTACGGATTCGCGCCGTGACTCAAAACCGCAGTATGAGTGCCTGCATGGGGATTCCCACCCAAACGGTTGATGCCCTCACCTTTGCCCTTGGCTCTGGTTTGGCGGGGGTAGCAGGCTGTGCCATTAGCCTCTTGGGTTCTGTAAGTCCGAATACGGGTCAGAACTACATTGTTGAAGCCTTCATGGTTGTTGTTGTGGGGGGGGTCGGCAAAATTGTCGGTTCAATTGTGGCTGCCCTTGGCATTGGCTTTGTCAACTACGTCATCGGTTCGGGGTTGATGACCCGCTTTCTTGAACCGCAAACAGCAGTGTTTGACTTCTTTGAATTTTTTGCCAGTACCAGCATGGCACGGGTGATGGTCTTCATCCTCATCATTGCTTTCCTGCAACTGCGTCCCGCTGGTCTTTTTCCACAAAAAGGACGGACGGTCGATGCCTAA
- a CDS encoding RNA-guided endonuclease InsQ/TnpB family protein, which yields MPPRYPTKAFSYRFYPTTEQESLLRRTLGCVRLVYNRALAARTEAWYERKERLDYVQTSALLTQWKKQDDLQFLNEVSCVPLQQALRHLQSAFTNFFAGRAKYPNFKKKRNGGSAEFTKSAFRWKDGKVFLAKCNEPLNIPWSRRLPDGVEPSTVTIRLNPAGQWYINLRFDDPRELTLQPVDPSVGLDVGISSLITLSTGEKIANPKHFNRYYKRLRKAQRSLSRKQKGSRNWDKARLKVAKIHQKISDSRKDHLHQLTTRLIRENQTIIIESLAVKNMVKNRQLARSISDAGWGELVRQLEYKAQWYGRTLVKIDRWFPSSKRCGQCGHIVERLPLSVREWDCPKCGAHHDRDINAAGNILAVGHTVTVCGAGVRPDRHTSGGQLRRSRKSQK from the coding sequence ATGCCCCCCCGCTACCCGACAAAGGCTTTCAGTTACCGCTTCTACCCAACGACCGAGCAGGAATCCCTGCTTCGGAGAACATTGGGCTGTGTTCGGTTGGTTTATAATCGAGCACTGGCAGCGAGAACAGAAGCCTGGTATGAACGAAAAGAGAGACTTGACTACGTTCAAACCTCTGCCTTGCTTACTCAGTGGAAGAAGCAAGATGACCTTCAGTTTTTGAATGAGGTTAGCTGTGTCCCCTTGCAGCAGGCATTGAGACATCTGCAATCTGCTTTCACTAACTTTTTTGCAGGTCGGGCAAAATATCCCAACTTCAAAAAGAAACGCAATGGCGGTAGCGCAGAATTCACCAAGTCTGCTTTTAGGTGGAAAGACGGAAAAGTATTCTTGGCAAAGTGCAACGAACCGCTGAATATTCCCTGGTCGAGACGGCTTCCAGATGGTGTTGAACCATCCACGGTGACCATCAGGCTTAACCCTGCTGGACAGTGGTACATCAATCTGAGGTTTGATGACCCCAGAGAGTTGACACTGCAGCCCGTCGACCCGTCGGTTGGTTTGGACGTAGGGATTAGCAGTCTCATTACCCTGAGTACGGGGGAAAAGATTGCCAACCCCAAGCACTTTAACCGCTACTACAAACGACTCCGTAAGGCGCAGCGGTCTTTGAGTCGCAAACAAAAAGGCTCTCGCAATTGGGATAAGGCGCGGTTGAAAGTTGCCAAGATTCACCAGAAAATCTCTGATTCCAGAAAAGACCATTTGCACCAGTTGACGACTCGATTGATACGTGAAAACCAAACGATCATAATCGAGTCGTTGGCTGTGAAGAATATGGTCAAGAACCGTCAGCTTGCCCGATCCATCAGTGATGCTGGATGGGGTGAACTGGTACGGCAATTGGAATACAAGGCCCAGTGGTATGGTCGGACACTGGTGAAGATTGACCGATGGTTTCCCAGTTCTAAACGCTGTGGACAGTGTGGTCACATTGTTGAGCGGTTGCCATTGAGCGTCCGAGAATGGGACTGTCCTAAGTGTGGGGCGCACCATGACCGGGATATAAATGCCGCTGGGAATATTTTGGCCGTGGGACACACGGTTACAGTCTGTGGAGCGGGTGTAAGACCTGATAGACATACGTCTGGAGGGCAACTGCGAAGAAGCAGAAAGTCTCAAAAGTGA
- the urtD gene encoding urea ABC transporter ATP-binding protein UrtD, translating into MTPILEIEDLTVSFEGFNALNHLSFQMQAGELRVIIGPNGAGKTTFLDVITGKVKPTQGRVLFKGHNLRRYSEDQIARMGIGRKFQTPRVYLNLTVRENLELAAARHKGVFATMFQPLSREERDRLHTLIDTIGLRPKANFPAGLLSHGEKQWLEIGMLVAQSPDLLLVDEPVAGLTDEETHLTGELLMALAESHSIIVIEHDMEFVRQIARTVTVLHEGSVLCEGPIETVQNDPRVIEVYLGAPLEESHSSQPP; encoded by the coding sequence GTGACCCCCATTCTTGAAATTGAGGATCTCACCGTTAGCTTTGAGGGCTTCAATGCCCTCAATCATCTCTCGTTTCAGATGCAGGCGGGCGAACTACGGGTGATTATTGGCCCCAATGGTGCTGGTAAAACCACGTTCCTCGATGTGATTACGGGCAAAGTCAAGCCGACACAGGGGCGAGTGCTCTTTAAGGGACACAATCTGCGTCGCTACAGCGAAGATCAAATTGCTCGTATGGGCATTGGTCGTAAGTTCCAAACTCCCCGCGTCTATCTCAACCTAACAGTGCGGGAAAATTTGGAGTTGGCAGCAGCCCGCCATAAGGGCGTCTTTGCAACGATGTTTCAGCCACTGTCCCGCGAGGAGCGCGATCGCCTGCACACCTTGATTGACACCATTGGCCTGCGGCCAAAAGCCAACTTTCCGGCAGGACTCCTCTCCCACGGTGAAAAGCAGTGGCTAGAAATTGGCATGCTGGTGGCGCAATCTCCCGATCTGCTATTGGTGGATGAACCGGTCGCGGGTCTCACGGATGAGGAAACCCACCTAACAGGAGAGCTTCTAATGGCCTTGGCCGAAAGCCACTCCATTATTGTCATTGAGCACGATATGGAGTTTGTCCGCCAAATTGCCCGCACGGTCACGGTTCTCCATGAAGGCTCGGTACTTTGTGAAGGTCCTATTGAAACCGTACAAAATGATCCCCGCGTGATTGAAGTTTATTTAGGTGCTCCTCTCGAAGAATCCCACTCGTCACAACCGCCATGA
- the urtA gene encoding urea ABC transporter substrate-binding protein: MAQRFELGRRKFLVYGSAALGTSLLIKGCAPATETGGGGQTPATGGDTIKVGILHSLSGTMAISEKSVVDATQLAIEQINQAGGVLGKQIQPILEDGASDWPTFAEKATKLIDQDKVVAVFGCWTSASRKAVLPVFESKNHMLWYPVQYEGQECSKNIFYTGAAPNQQIEPAVDWLLQNKGKKFFLVGSDYVFPRTANTIIKAQLAAKGGETVGEDYLPLGNTEVTPIITRIRNALPDGGVIFNTLNGDSNVAFFKQLQGAGLTPDKYPTMSVSIAEEEVQAIGVEYLKGHYAAWNYFMTVDTPENKSFVEAFKAKFGQNRVTNDPMEAAYIAVHLWKQAVEQAGTADDLEKVRQAAIGQTFNAPEGPVKMFANHHISKTVRIGEVGEDGLFKIVYSTPQPVDPLPWNQFVAETKGFACDWTRTDVDNPGKFKAAGA; this comes from the coding sequence ATGGCTCAACGATTTGAACTCGGACGACGGAAATTTTTGGTCTATGGTTCAGCCGCATTAGGAACGAGCCTCCTGATTAAAGGGTGTGCTCCAGCCACAGAAACAGGAGGGGGTGGCCAAACACCCGCCACTGGCGGCGACACCATCAAAGTAGGGATTCTGCATTCCCTGAGTGGCACGATGGCCATTAGTGAAAAGAGTGTGGTGGATGCTACCCAACTGGCCATTGAGCAAATCAACCAAGCAGGGGGGGTTCTTGGCAAGCAGATTCAACCCATTCTGGAGGATGGGGCATCCGACTGGCCGACCTTTGCCGAAAAAGCCACGAAGTTAATTGATCAAGATAAAGTAGTAGCGGTTTTCGGCTGCTGGACTTCTGCTTCTCGGAAGGCGGTACTGCCGGTTTTTGAATCCAAGAATCACATGCTTTGGTACCCTGTGCAGTACGAAGGCCAAGAGTGCTCGAAAAACATTTTCTACACGGGTGCCGCTCCCAACCAGCAAATCGAACCGGCCGTAGATTGGCTTCTGCAAAACAAAGGTAAGAAATTTTTCTTGGTGGGATCGGACTACGTCTTTCCCCGGACGGCCAACACAATTATCAAGGCACAACTGGCGGCCAAAGGTGGTGAAACAGTGGGCGAAGACTATCTGCCCTTGGGTAACACTGAAGTCACGCCCATCATTACTCGCATCCGCAATGCCTTGCCCGATGGCGGTGTGATTTTCAATACCCTCAACGGGGATAGCAACGTCGCCTTCTTTAAGCAGTTGCAGGGAGCAGGTCTGACACCGGATAAATACCCAACGATGTCGGTCAGTATTGCTGAGGAAGAGGTTCAAGCCATTGGTGTCGAGTACCTCAAGGGGCACTATGCCGCTTGGAACTACTTTATGACTGTGGATACCCCTGAAAATAAATCGTTTGTCGAGGCCTTCAAAGCAAAGTTTGGCCAAAACCGCGTCACCAATGATCCGATGGAGGCGGCCTACATTGCCGTTCACCTCTGGAAACAGGCTGTGGAACAAGCAGGCACAGCCGACGATTTGGAAAAAGTGCGCCAAGCAGCCATTGGCCAGACGTTTAATGCCCCGGAAGGTCCCGTGAAGATGTTTGCGAACCACCACATTTCCAAAACTGTGCGCATTGGTGAGGTGGGTGAAGATGGTCTCTTTAAGATTGTCTATTCCACACCCCAACCGGTGGATCCGCTGCCTTGGAACCAGTTTGTGGCAGAAACGAAGGGTTTTGCCTGTGACTGGACCCGCACCGATGTGGATAACCCGGGCAAATTTAAGGCTGCGGGGGCTTGA
- a CDS encoding MotA/TolQ/ExbB proton channel family protein, whose protein sequence is MTASSPISTTTAPSLTPVPVPRRDLTVPLWLALAIAAVATVILYIFFLPLQGTYLGQLLLNRGWTQPVAVFFAWTVLGFTILKAIALFQQTPSLRQIWIPANYPFTTMRDILQLQQTLAQRRTLLPNRCARVLGAFLSSGQREIAVEAAAEDSGSAAAATDASYTIPRVLVWAIPLLGFIGTVVGISQAVSGFSSFLETAQDVNQIKEGIGGVTTGLAVAFDTTLVALVLSVLAMIPMVVVERWENRLLLQIETYINDQLLPRLPVTNTTAGVDRETLQQVIQETIRRELPTQERLQKLLDNLNQLADAVLGDRQQFVATLEERQQQSIQQFERLVTQIQHSQGELLAQVNQEQTAIAQQLRQQSQYIAQLLAESDRTLQQRLQLLETLNQALQALADTGNLQLLLDRLNDTLGHLQPVLRQLAQPRRVTLVEQPSSLDGGDRPM, encoded by the coding sequence ATGACAGCTTCTTCTCCCATTTCGACAACAACTGCCCCTTCCCTGACCCCCGTACCAGTACCCCGCCGTGATCTCACTGTTCCGCTGTGGTTAGCGCTGGCGATCGCTGCCGTTGCCACCGTCATCCTCTATATTTTCTTTTTGCCCCTTCAGGGCACCTACCTTGGCCAACTGCTCCTCAATCGCGGCTGGACACAACCGGTGGCTGTCTTTTTTGCGTGGACGGTTTTGGGGTTTACAATTTTGAAGGCGATCGCCCTCTTTCAACAGACCCCTAGCCTGCGTCAAATCTGGATCCCCGCCAACTACCCCTTCACCACGATGCGGGATATTTTGCAATTGCAGCAAACCCTTGCCCAACGGCGGACGCTCCTTCCCAATCGCTGTGCTCGTGTTTTAGGGGCATTTCTCAGTAGTGGCCAGCGGGAGATTGCTGTTGAAGCCGCTGCAGAAGACAGTGGCAGTGCTGCCGCCGCCACCGATGCCTCCTATACGATTCCCCGGGTTCTAGTGTGGGCAATTCCCCTGTTGGGCTTTATTGGCACTGTGGTGGGGATTAGCCAAGCGGTCAGTGGCTTTTCCAGCTTTTTGGAGACGGCTCAGGACGTGAACCAGATCAAGGAGGGGATTGGCGGAGTGACAACGGGGCTGGCGGTGGCCTTTGATACGACCCTCGTTGCCTTAGTGCTGAGTGTGCTGGCGATGATCCCGATGGTGGTCGTTGAACGCTGGGAGAATAGGCTGCTGCTGCAAATTGAGACCTACATTAACGATCAACTGCTGCCCCGCCTCCCCGTTACGAATACGACCGCAGGGGTGGATCGCGAAACCCTCCAGCAAGTGATTCAGGAAACCATTCGCAGGGAGTTGCCCACGCAGGAACGGCTGCAAAAACTCTTGGATAATTTAAATCAACTGGCCGATGCTGTCCTCGGGGATCGCCAGCAATTTGTGGCCACGCTTGAGGAGCGGCAGCAACAGTCCATTCAGCAGTTTGAGCGACTCGTGACCCAGATTCAGCACAGCCAAGGGGAACTACTGGCGCAGGTCAATCAGGAACAGACCGCCATTGCCCAACAACTGCGGCAACAGAGCCAATACATTGCCCAACTTTTGGCCGAGAGCGATCGCACCCTGCAACAGCGGTTACAACTGTTAGAAACCCTGAACCAAGCCCTGCAAGCCCTGGCTGATACAGGGAATCTGCAACTGCTTCTCGATCGCCTCAACGACACGCTAGGGCATCTGCAACCAGTCCTACGGCAACTGGCCCAACCGCGACGGGTGACACTCGTGGAGCAACCCAGTTCCTTGGATGGGGGCGATCGCCCGATGTAG
- a CDS encoding protein kinase domain-containing protein gives MITLHLLDPWKRTPVKTWRFPIKTTIRIGRAADNDVILNDILVSRYHAELSCYRDPENLGRWFLKSLGAMGTFVDGRLVNESKLASGSLIQLGPTGPILEFHEQAFRRSAPTLSECTHAGNMPGNLFCIHCGQPLNVQRTVRNYHILRLLGQGGIGRTYLACEAQSPGEWIGKVPQVRVLKELRSEMADNEKAQELFEREARILQLLDHAGIPRFYDFFVEDGKSYLVMELIHGIDLERWVLRNGPVRIPQAVQWMIQTCGVLDYLHNQEPPVIHRDLKPSNLLVRSRDNQIVVIDFGAVKELGHSPTRIAVEGYSAPEQMMGKPTLQSDLFAVGATLAFLLLGDHPIRFYHHRQGYHRLDVSDRPEIPDPVKEVIHRATAPLMSERYPSAVALAKALRQALAELSPESSKV, from the coding sequence GTGATTACCCTGCACCTGTTGGATCCTTGGAAACGCACCCCGGTCAAAACATGGCGTTTTCCCATAAAAACAACCATCCGCATTGGTCGCGCAGCCGATAACGATGTCATTCTCAACGATATTCTCGTTAGCCGCTATCACGCGGAACTCTCTTGCTACCGGGATCCAGAGAATCTCGGTCGTTGGTTTCTCAAAAGTTTGGGGGCGATGGGTACCTTTGTCGATGGTCGCCTGGTCAATGAGAGCAAACTTGCCAGTGGCAGCCTCATTCAGCTAGGACCCACCGGTCCAATTCTGGAATTTCATGAGCAAGCCTTTCGCCGCAGTGCCCCCACTCTCAGTGAGTGTACCCATGCCGGTAATATGCCAGGGAATCTGTTTTGCATTCACTGCGGTCAACCCCTCAATGTGCAGCGCACCGTACGCAACTATCACATCCTGCGCCTTTTAGGGCAGGGGGGGATTGGCAGGACCTACTTGGCCTGCGAAGCTCAATCCCCTGGGGAATGGATTGGCAAGGTTCCACAGGTGCGGGTTCTCAAGGAACTGCGGTCTGAGATGGCGGATAATGAGAAGGCACAGGAACTTTTTGAACGGGAAGCTCGTATCCTGCAACTCCTTGACCATGCAGGGATTCCCCGCTTCTATGATTTTTTTGTGGAAGACGGGAAAAGCTATTTGGTCATGGAACTCATTCATGGCATTGACCTAGAGCGCTGGGTACTGCGCAATGGTCCGGTGCGGATTCCTCAGGCGGTGCAGTGGATGATTCAAACCTGTGGTGTCTTAGACTACTTACACAATCAGGAACCACCAGTGATTCACCGTGACTTGAAACCTAGTAACCTATTGGTACGATCGCGGGATAACCAAATTGTTGTGATTGACTTTGGGGCGGTCAAAGAACTGGGGCATTCCCCCACCCGCATTGCTGTGGAGGGCTACAGCGCCCCGGAACAGATGATGGGCAAGCCCACCCTTCAGTCTGATCTGTTTGCCGTGGGCGCAACCTTAGCTTTTTTACTTTTGGGAGATCATCCAATTCGCTTCTATCATCACCGTCAGGGCTACCATCGGCTTGATGTATCGGATCGCCCAGAAATTCCCGATCCTGTGAAGGAAGTGATCCACCGCGCCACTGCACCTCTGATGTCTGAGCGCTATCCTTCTGCTGTTGCTTTGGCCAAAGCCCTGAGGCAGGCTCTGGCAGAACTCTCCCCAGAGTCGTCGAAAGTTTGA
- the urtC gene encoding urea ABC transporter permease subunit UrtC: protein MPKLSQFSFPKDRLSGRELMVVAALALILIFVMPSLLPGFRLDLLHRYLALAIVALGIDLIWGFTGLLSLGHGIFFALGGYAIAMHLKLQVPATASSSLPDFMSLYGVTELPWFWYPFYSFTFAVAAVVLIPALLGALLGYLVFRNRIRGVYFSILTQAAIIVFYNFFNGQQKLFNGTNGLTDFQTLLGFPVRNAQTQYWFYVLTVIFLALAYLLCRWLTMGRFGRLLVAIRDDEARVRFSGYNPTSYKVLVFAISAALAGIGGAFFTLRTGIISPRAMDIAFSIEMVIWVAVGGRASLIGAVLGALLVNFARSLLSEQFADIWLFFQGALFLIVVLALPTGIVGWLRTEAPNLIAKLLGRPQPLATYPELEFDPEVQYEREVLEQEGK from the coding sequence ATGCCTAAGCTATCGCAGTTTTCTTTTCCCAAAGATCGCCTCAGTGGCCGCGAGTTAATGGTGGTGGCTGCCCTTGCTCTAATCCTGATTTTCGTGATGCCATCTCTGTTGCCGGGGTTTCGCTTGGATTTACTGCACCGCTATCTGGCTCTGGCGATTGTGGCTTTGGGAATAGATCTGATTTGGGGTTTTACGGGATTGCTTAGCCTTGGCCATGGCATTTTCTTTGCCTTGGGGGGGTACGCGATCGCCATGCATTTAAAACTACAGGTACCCGCCACTGCCTCTAGCTCCCTACCAGATTTTATGTCCCTCTATGGTGTCACGGAGTTGCCGTGGTTTTGGTATCCCTTCTATTCCTTTACCTTTGCTGTTGCAGCAGTGGTGCTGATCCCAGCCCTATTGGGGGCACTCTTGGGGTACCTTGTCTTTCGCAACCGGATCCGTGGGGTCTATTTCTCTATCCTTACTCAAGCGGCCATTATCGTCTTTTATAACTTCTTTAATGGTCAGCAAAAGCTCTTTAACGGCACCAATGGCCTGACAGATTTTCAAACCCTGCTGGGGTTCCCTGTACGCAATGCCCAGACCCAGTATTGGTTCTATGTCCTAACAGTGATTTTCTTGGCCTTGGCGTATCTTCTCTGCCGTTGGCTGACAATGGGACGCTTTGGCCGCCTACTGGTCGCCATCCGCGATGATGAAGCCCGTGTCCGTTTCTCGGGATACAACCCGACCAGCTATAAGGTACTCGTTTTTGCCATTTCCGCTGCCTTAGCAGGAATCGGTGGCGCCTTCTTTACTTTGCGCACCGGCATCATTTCACCACGGGCGATGGACATTGCCTTCTCAATTGAGATGGTGATCTGGGTGGCGGTTGGCGGTCGTGCCAGCCTCATTGGAGCTGTCCTGGGAGCACTCTTGGTCAACTTTGCTCGCAGTCTGTTGAGTGAGCAGTTTGCCGATATTTGGCTCTTTTTCCAAGGGGCCCTGTTTTTAATTGTGGTGTTGGCACTCCCTACGGGAATTGTTGGCTGGCTGCGCACTGAAGCCCCCAACCTGATTGCGAAACTCTTGGGGCGACCACAACCCCTGGCAACATATCCAGAGTTGGAGTTTGATCCCGAGGTGCAATATGAGCGTGAAGTTCTCGAACAGGAGGGCAAATAA
- a CDS encoding bile acid:sodium symporter family protein translates to MIVMLGMGITLSWREFQAVGLMPRTVALGFIAQYVIMPTAGWLVAQLYQLSAPFAVGLILVACCPGGTASNVVTFIARAHVALSVVMTLCSTLAAIILTPLLTQLLAGQYVEVNALQLFWGTVQVVLLPILVGLALNTKAPNLVKKVLPISPLISVLGICVICGGVFAASAKAILSHGLQLLAAVVSLHSLGFLGGYYLARAVGYSERTCRTIAIEVGMQNSGLGVALARQAFANPLTAVPCAISGVVHSLIGSLLAGFWRWQQGAAAVPKI, encoded by the coding sequence ATGATCGTGATGCTGGGGATGGGGATCACGCTGAGTTGGCGGGAGTTCCAAGCCGTGGGATTAATGCCTCGCACGGTTGCCCTCGGATTTATTGCTCAGTACGTGATTATGCCGACGGCGGGATGGCTGGTGGCACAGTTATATCAGTTGTCCGCACCCTTTGCTGTCGGGCTCATTTTAGTCGCTTGCTGCCCTGGTGGAACGGCCTCCAATGTGGTGACGTTTATTGCCCGCGCCCATGTGGCGTTGTCAGTGGTCATGACCCTGTGCTCAACATTGGCAGCAATTATTTTGACACCCCTCTTAACTCAGCTACTGGCGGGTCAATACGTTGAAGTAAACGCGCTGCAACTCTTTTGGGGCACTGTCCAAGTGGTACTGCTGCCCATTCTTGTCGGCTTAGCTTTGAATACCAAAGCCCCCAACTTGGTGAAAAAAGTGCTCCCTATTTCTCCCTTGATTTCAGTTTTGGGTATTTGTGTCATCTGTGGTGGCGTGTTTGCAGCAAGTGCCAAGGCGATTCTCAGTCATGGTTTGCAACTGTTGGCAGCCGTGGTGTCCCTCCACAGTTTGGGCTTTCTTGGCGGCTACTATCTTGCTCGAGCGGTGGGCTATTCAGAGCGCACCTGTCGGACAATCGCCATTGAGGTGGGCATGCAAAACTCTGGGCTAGGGGTGGCGTTGGCGCGGCAAGCTTTTGCAAATCCCCTCACCGCAGTACCCTGCGCGATTTCAGGGGTGGTTCATTCCCTAATTGGCAGTCTCTTGGCGGGTTTTTGGCGGTGGCAGCAGGGAGCAGCAGCTGTTCCAAAAATTTGA
- the urtE gene encoding urea ABC transporter ATP-binding subunit UrtE, whose product MLRIRGLNVYYGESHILRDIDLSVPAGKMVCLIGRNGVGKTTLLKTIIGLLKPRSGQLYCQGQSLLPLRPDQRAKLGIGYVPQGREIIPRLTVKENLLLGLEARPRRQAKQEIPEEIFDLFPVLKKMIHRMGGDLSGGQQQQLAIARALMGEPRLLLLDEPTEGIQPSIILEIEAAVRRIIAARGISVLLVEQHLHFVREADWYYAMQKGGIVASGPTSDLSQEVIQRFLAV is encoded by the coding sequence ATGCTGCGCATTCGTGGCCTCAATGTCTATTACGGCGAAAGCCATATCCTGCGGGATATTGACCTGAGTGTGCCTGCTGGCAAAATGGTGTGCCTTATTGGCCGTAATGGCGTTGGCAAAACCACACTCCTGAAAACAATCATTGGCCTGCTCAAACCCCGCAGTGGCCAATTGTACTGTCAGGGGCAATCTCTGCTGCCGTTGCGTCCGGATCAGCGAGCCAAGCTAGGAATTGGCTATGTACCCCAAGGACGGGAAATTATTCCCCGGTTGACGGTGAAGGAGAATCTACTCCTTGGCTTGGAAGCGCGTCCCCGTCGGCAGGCAAAACAGGAGATTCCAGAGGAAATTTTTGACCTCTTTCCTGTGCTGAAGAAAATGATCCACCGCATGGGGGGAGATCTCAGCGGCGGGCAGCAGCAACAGTTGGCGATCGCTCGCGCCCTAATGGGAGAACCTAGACTTCTCCTGTTGGATGAACCCACTGAGGGAATTCAACCCTCGATCATCCTTGAAATTGAGGCGGCGGTTCGTCGCATTATTGCCGCCCGAGGCATTTCTGTCCTTCTAGTGGAGCAGCACCTCCACTTTGTCCGTGAGGCGGACTGGTACTATGCAATGCAAAAGGGAGGCATTGTTGCCTCTGGCCCCACCAGTGATCTCAGTCAAGAGGTGATTCAGCGGTTCCTCGCAGTCTAG